A window from Ruminiclostridium josui JCM 17888 encodes these proteins:
- a CDS encoding sigma-70 family RNA polymerase sigma factor — protein MNEALELYQNNIKLTTYVAKKWLSNTPQMYYEEILAEARIGLWKACKTFDKSRGFAFATYATRVISNEIGCFMRKQKKHLNIVSLDSSIEGVDETVTLMDSLGCEHDFDGELNTKSIITKLNNYPILKRLVTGEKQKDVAESVGLSQAQISRIYSKERKLLAAELKVLAG, from the coding sequence TTGAATGAAGCTCTTGAACTCTACCAAAACAACATCAAACTTACTACATACGTCGCAAAGAAATGGCTCTCAAACACTCCACAAATGTACTATGAAGAAATATTGGCAGAAGCTCGTATAGGTCTTTGGAAGGCCTGTAAGACGTTTGATAAGTCACGAGGATTTGCCTTTGCAACATACGCAACTAGGGTAATTTCAAACGAAATCGGATGTTTTATGAGAAAGCAAAAGAAACATCTAAATATAGTCTCGTTGGATTCATCTATTGAAGGTGTAGACGAGACAGTCACCCTAATGGATTCTCTGGGTTGTGAACATGATTTCGATGGCGAATTAAACACAAAATCTATAATAACAAAACTCAATAATTATCCGATTCTTAAAAGACTTGTCACTGGTGAAAAACAAAAAGATGTTGCTGAATCTGTCGGATTATCACAAGCCCAAATAAGCAGGATTTACAGTAAAGAGCGGAAGTTATTGGCAGCAGAGCTAAAGGTTCTTGCGGGTTAA
- a CDS encoding tyrosine-type recombinase/integrase, giving the protein MAKNRTRNPNGMGTIRKLPNGGYEWRQMKDGDLRTRTAKTLPELQEKIKEVANLPIVKSKYKVNDWFDRWLNVYVEPLKKTATYEQYKTLWEKHIKPQIGSNLIKKITSVDIQEIISSMNKKGLSTWTMKHTRKVLHIAFSQAFKEKIIAENPVKDIEIPNKQAKPRKTLTIQELKIIFDALKETRWYWCFRFMLVTGLRRGEILALKYSDIDYRNRRIIVDESNSLNGIGDTKSAKVHYVPLSEEAIYFLSKQKEMLLERVNPALFNTDLKKLDLIFPSENGHLMKPDSLNSVLDRINKKTGLHVTPHMFRHTFVYMSKGRMNLKELQEALGHDESTTTLDIYGTMLSDTKTTASKIDDVFKGLDDEMEKIEEKSKEIEIAKVIDFNKRRKAK; this is encoded by the coding sequence ATGGCTAAAAACAGAACGAGAAATCCTAATGGTATGGGAACTATAAGGAAATTGCCAAATGGTGGTTATGAATGGCGACAAATGAAAGATGGCGATTTACGAACTAGAACTGCAAAGACCTTGCCAGAACTCCAAGAAAAAATTAAAGAAGTGGCAAACTTACCAATAGTAAAATCCAAATACAAAGTAAATGATTGGTTTGACAGATGGTTGAATGTATATGTTGAGCCTTTAAAGAAAACTGCAACGTATGAACAATATAAAACTTTATGGGAAAAGCATATTAAACCACAAATCGGATCTAATTTAATTAAAAAAATAACTTCTGTTGACATACAGGAAATCATTTCTAGTATGAATAAAAAAGGCTTATCCACATGGACTATGAAACACACAAGAAAAGTATTGCATATTGCATTTAGTCAGGCTTTTAAAGAGAAAATAATTGCCGAGAATCCAGTGAAAGATATAGAAATTCCAAACAAACAAGCTAAACCACGAAAAACTTTAACTATCCAAGAACTTAAAATAATATTTGATGCATTGAAAGAAACAAGATGGTATTGGTGTTTTAGGTTTATGCTAGTTACTGGGCTAAGGCGTGGTGAAATTTTAGCTCTAAAGTATTCAGATATAGATTACAGAAATCGAAGAATTATTGTGGATGAATCAAATAGCTTAAATGGAATTGGTGATACTAAAAGTGCCAAAGTGCATTATGTTCCTTTATCTGAAGAAGCAATATACTTTCTTTCTAAGCAAAAAGAAATGCTGTTGGAAAGGGTTAATCCTGCATTGTTTAATACAGATTTAAAAAAATTAGATTTAATATTCCCTTCAGAAAATGGGCATTTAATGAAGCCTGATAGTTTGAATAGTGTTTTAGATAGAATTAATAAAAAAACAGGTCTACACGTAACTCCGCATATGTTTCGCCACACATTTGTCTATATGAGTAAAGGCCGGATGAATCTAAAAGAACTTCAGGAGGCTCTTGGTCATGACGAATCAACTACCACATTAGATATATACGGGACAATGTTAAGCGATACCAAAACGACTGCGAGCAAGATCGACGACGTATTTAAAGGTCTTGATGATGAAATGGAAAAAATAGAAGAAAAATCAAAAGAAATAGAGATAGCAAAGGTAATTGATTTCAATAAACGAAGGAAAGCAAAGTAA
- a CDS encoding ORF6N domain-containing protein has product MSDIIPVEFKNQRVLTTQQLADGYGVAIKRISENFQRNRERYQEGTHFFKLEGEELRSFKESANCGIAPTVNYYYLWTEKGALLHAKSLNTDKAWEVYQELVDTYFRTKDAVPQTQIQILQQAIAVLAEQEKELAVTKQIAISAQSEATAAKETIKEIKESLAELPKDQWRKYVNASISDIVKSGKSKHNYEGVWNESYKLLEEKTRADLGTRVRNKRRRLSDAGATKSVIDSFCKLDAIEEDKYLKEIFTNIIQKMRIKYLV; this is encoded by the coding sequence GTGTCAGATATTATACCGGTTGAATTTAAAAATCAAAGAGTTCTAACTACACAGCAACTAGCTGATGGTTATGGAGTAGCAATCAAGCGAATCAGTGAAAATTTTCAAAGAAACAGAGAACGCTATCAGGAAGGAACCCATTTCTTTAAGTTGGAAGGAGAAGAATTAAGGAGTTTTAAGGAATCCGCAAATTGCGGAATCGCTCCAACGGTTAATTATTATTACCTCTGGACAGAAAAAGGTGCATTGCTTCACGCTAAGTCACTCAACACAGATAAAGCATGGGAAGTATATCAGGAACTTGTTGATACATATTTCAGGACAAAGGACGCTGTCCCTCAAACACAAATTCAGATCTTACAGCAGGCTATTGCAGTATTAGCCGAACAGGAAAAGGAACTTGCAGTTACAAAGCAAATTGCCATTTCTGCTCAGTCGGAGGCTACTGCTGCAAAAGAAACCATCAAAGAAATTAAAGAGTCTCTCGCTGAACTACCGAAAGACCAGTGGCGCAAATATGTAAATGCCAGTATATCCGATATCGTTAAATCAGGAAAAAGTAAACATAATTATGAAGGCGTTTGGAATGAAAGTTATAAACTTCTTGAGGAAAAAACAAGAGCTGATTTAGGAACCAGAGTACGTAACAAAAGACGCCGTTTATCCGATGCGGGGGCCACTAAATCTGTTATTGATAGTTTCTGCAAACTTGATGCAATAGAAGAGGACAAGTACCTAAAAGAGATTTTTACCAATATTATTCAGAAAATGAGAATTAAATATTTAGTTTAA
- a CDS encoding helix-turn-helix domain-containing protein, producing the protein MTLEVFGSRVLSLRGEKGLSQREMAEILGVSHVAVGYYENGKREPTLSIMKAYALYFDVTLDYLVGLSDSRR; encoded by the coding sequence ATGACTTTAGAAGTGTTTGGAAGTAGAGTTTTGAGTTTAAGAGGCGAAAAAGGTTTATCACAAAGAGAAATGGCAGAAATATTGGGCGTTTCACATGTAGCTGTTGGATATTACGAAAACGGTAAACGGGAACCAACATTATCTATAATGAAAGCTTACGCTTTATATTTTGATGTTACTTTAGATTATTTAGTAGGGTTATCTGATTCTAGGAGGTAA